The genome window ACGCCTAACCGCTTACAACACGGCTACGCAGGAAAGTCACCAGAAATTACGCAACGAAAAAGCCTATTCCGATTACTATGAAAAATTAGTTGTCCATCGTCCGCCGAACTCTTTGAGCATTTTCAATCTGGGATTGGATAAGCAGGTGGGGAACGAAATTTATGTATACCACGCATTCGTGCCAACAATTTGGGATGCAAAGAAGCACGGGGCGGATAATCCGTTTCTCAATCTCTTCAATTCAATTGATATCGCCCTTGTGTTTCAGGGAGTCCTGAGTCTCCTTGCGCTGATTTTTGCTTATGATGCGCTCGCTGGTGAACGTGAACACGGGACGTTACGCCTCGTGCTGACGCATCCAGTCCGGCGCGGATACATCCTATTTGCCAAGTACATCAGCGCAATGCTCTGTCTACTTGTGCCGTTATTGATAAGTCTTCTCCTGTCCATCATTTTGCTGACAACCTCCACTGCGATTTCCTTGAACACGGGTGAATTTCTGCGCATCGGCGGGATTGTCCTGACATCGCTTCTTTATCTGTCGCTGTTCTATCTCATCGGCTTATGCATCTCCGCAATGACGCCTCGAACCAGTACCGCGCTCATGCTTTCCATGTTTGTCTGGGGATTCTTAGTCCTTGTGTATCCAAATCTAATTCTTACCGCAGTTGACATCGCCCCGCAGCCGAGCGAACAGATCTCTGTCTATAATCAAATCAAACAGATATGGGAAGAATTGGATAGAGAGAATAAGCAGCTTCTTCGCAATGATACCGTCCTCGGTCCCCTGTCGCGTAACGGTGAAGATTGGGGATTTCGCTTGAAAGGCGGTGAATATGCTTTCGATGAGAGTGAAGACAAACCCTCAATATTACTCTATTTCTACCAAACCGGATTCTATGCCGGAAAAATTGGAGCAGAATCTGAGCCACACATACCACACGTACAAAATTATTACCGCTCCTACCATAGAGAGGTTATCAATACCGTCAA of Candidatus Poribacteria bacterium contains these proteins:
- a CDS encoding ABC transporter permease subunit — encoded protein: MLTTLIRRELLDNLMTFRFAAAIFITLLLVVANTVVLLKDYEQRLTAYNTATQESHQKLRNEKAYSDYYEKLVVHRPPNSLSIFNLGLDKQVGNEIYVYHAFVPTIWDAKKHGADNPFLNLFNSIDIALVFQGVLSLLALIFAYDALAGEREHGTLRLVLTHPVRRGYILFAKYISAMLCLLVPLLISLLLSIILLTTSTAISLNTGEFLRIGGIVLTSLLYLSLFYLIGLCISAMTPRTSTALMLSMFVWGFLVLVYPNLILTAVDIAPQPSEQISVYNQIKQIWEELDRENKQLLRNDTVLGPLSRNGEDWGFRLKGGEYAFDESEDKPSILLYFYQTGFYAGKIGAESEPHIPHVQNYYRSYHREVINTVNRAWLVRQPALNAIYIQPANLGRMLLKFSPVGVYDAATEAWAGTDLEGIQDFFNAVQRYRRAVLDYFDDEKIFESRQWFAADKGTADWDALPRFSFQRSDIGINAKRALPDLFLLLTINLILFTIIFLIFIRSEV